ACCAATTTTCATTGCAGATACACAACATGCGATTCCGTAATCATCGCCAAAGTCTGGACGCATTACTTCGTCATTTTCATATTGTAGAGCACCTGTTTCGATTGACATCTTCGCAGCATAGCGCTTGAAGCCTTCAGGTAATTTATCGGACCATAATACAGTCATGTTTGGCTCAGGAGCTGGTCCTAAGTTTGTGAGTGTATGTAGGTAACGGAATGAGTTCTTTGTTACTAATGGACGTCCATCTTCACCAATACCTGCGATTGATTCAGTAACCCAAGTTGGGTCACCCGCAAATAGATCATCATACTCAGGTGTACGAAGGTGACGTACTAAACGTAATTTCATGATAAATTGATCAATGTATGATTGAGCAGTTTTTTCATCGATGATGCCTTCTTCAAGGTCACGTTGAATGTAAATATCGAGGAATGTAGATGTACGACCTAAGCTCATCGCTGCACCATTATTTTCCTTAACAGCAGCTAAATAACCGAAGTATGTCCATTGGATTGCTTCTTTAGCATTTGTAGCTGGTCCACTGATATCGCAACCATATTGAGCTGCCATCGCTTTAATATCGCCTAATGAACGAATTTGTTCATTTGTTTCTTCACGTAATTGAATTGTTTCAGCGTTGATTGTTGTAATCTTGCTTAGATCCACTTTCTTCGCTTCTACTAAAGCATCAATACCGTAAAGTGCAATACGACGGTAGTCACCAATAATACGACCACGACCATAAGCATCTGGTAATCCAGTGATAAGTCCAGTTGAACGTGCACGACGAATTTCTGGAGTATATGCATCAAAAACCCCTTGATTATGTGTTTTTGTATAGTTATGGAAGAAATGAGATGTTTTTTCATCCATCTTACGGTTGTAGATATCAAGAATTGAATCTACTAAACGGATACCACCGTAAGGGTTGATGATTCTCTTTAATGGAGCATCTGTTTGAAGCCCAACAATTTCCTCATCTTCTTGAATTATATAGCCCGGTTTGAAGTTGTTTACACCTGAAATACTGTCCATTTCAATATCTAAGACGCGAACTTTTACTTCTTCTTTAAGTAATTCTAAACAACGATTCCAAAGACGTTCAGTGTTATCACTAATTCCTTCTAAGAATGCTTCATCACCTTCATAAGGTGTGTAGTTCTTTTGAATGAAATCGCGTACATTGATTTCTTCTTGCCATTGTCCTGCTTTAAATTTATTCCATGCATTTGTCATATGTATCACTCCTTTGCCCATATACTATAACATATATAAAGCGATAGACTGTGTATTTCTTGATAAAAGTAAGCGGTTTCTCTAGTTATTAGTGAAACATTCGCCATATTTCACGAAAAAACAAAAACCGCTTGTCAAAAGCGGTAATTATTTCACAAGGTTGAGAGTCGTTATCACTCAACATCTTCGCGCCAGATTTTAGCGCCTAATTCGATTAATTTTGTATCCAAATTATCGTATCCACGATCGATATGATACGAGTCATGAATCGTCGTTACTCCATCAGCAATCAAGCCAGCTACGACAAGACTTGCACCGCATCTTAAATCTGTTGCGGTTACTTTTGCACCATAGAGTGGGGTTGCACCATTGATTAAGGCTTGACCTTGACCAACAAT
This DNA window, taken from Erysipelothrix larvae, encodes the following:
- the pflB gene encoding formate C-acetyltransferase, which codes for MTNAWNKFKAGQWQEEINVRDFIQKNYTPYEGDEAFLEGISDNTERLWNRCLELLKEEVKVRVLDIEMDSISGVNNFKPGYIIQEDEEIVGLQTDAPLKRIINPYGGIRLVDSILDIYNRKMDEKTSHFFHNYTKTHNQGVFDAYTPEIRRARSTGLITGLPDAYGRGRIIGDYRRIALYGIDALVEAKKVDLSKITTINAETIQLREETNEQIRSLGDIKAMAAQYGCDISGPATNAKEAIQWTYFGYLAAVKENNGAAMSLGRTSTFLDIYIQRDLEEGIIDEKTAQSYIDQFIMKLRLVRHLRTPEYDDLFAGDPTWVTESIAGIGEDGRPLVTKNSFRYLHTLTNLGPAPEPNMTVLWSDKLPEGFKRYAAKMSIETGALQYENDEVMRPDFGDDYGIACCVSAMKIGKQMQYFGARANLAKALLYAINGGVDEKRGMKVLEGVEPMNDEVLDYDKVMKAYDAVMQQLAGIYVDSMNIIHYMHDKYAYEKSQMALHDTNVQRLMAFGIAGLSVVADSLSAIKFAKVKPIRNEEGIAVDFEIEGDYPQYGNDDDRVDSIAVDLVERFSRYLKTHPIIRDAKHTLSILTITSNVVYGKKTGATPDGRKAGEAFAPGANPMHGRDRSGALASLNSVAKIPYNEVCEDGVSNTFSIVPQVLGKSEDEQVTNLVGVMDGYFNQSAHHLNVNVLNREKLEDAMVHPENYPQLTIRVSGYAVNFIRLSPEQQREVISRTFHDSI